The Candidatus Thorarchaeota archaeon genome includes a window with the following:
- a CDS encoding helix-turn-helix transcriptional regulator, whose amino-acid sequence MTKSYRSKIRILVDMMRTIEREGSNGVGPTKILYGANLSHDRLTEYLEELMKKGLILENDIDENRRVYALTEKGREFLQEFKKIERFSEAFGIEV is encoded by the coding sequence ATGACAAAATCGTACCGATCAAAAATAAGAATCCTAGTTGATATGATGCGTACGATTGAACGTGAGGGGAGCAATGGTGTAGGTCCAACAAAAATCCTGTATGGAGCAAATCTGTCTCATGACCGCCTAACTGAGTATCTCGAAGAGCTAATGAAAAAGGGATTGATTCTGGAAAATGACATCGATGAAAACAGACGGGTTTATGCCCTCACAGAGAAGGGAAGAGAGTTTCTTCAGGAGTTTAAGAAGATAGAGCGGTTCTCGGAAGCATTTGGAATAGAAGTATAG